The following coding sequences lie in one Pseudomonas syringae CC1557 genomic window:
- a CDS encoding Arc family DNA-binding protein codes for MSPMKQAIYSSRTADKFVVRLPDGMRNRVQEVAKNHHRSMNSEIIARLEQSLTQEGALGDEPNLRLDSPELSLNERELLQRFRHLSHRQQNALVSLIAQDTEMASED; via the coding sequence ATGAGCCCTATGAAACAGGCTATCTATTCCAGCCGCACGGCTGACAAGTTCGTCGTTCGCCTACCAGACGGCATGCGTAATCGCGTGCAAGAAGTAGCCAAGAATCATCACCGCAGCATGAATTCGGAGATTATTGCTCGTCTCGAGCAGAGTCTGACCCAGGAAGGTGCACTTGGCGATGAGCCAAACCTGCGTCTTGATAGCCCTGAGCTGTCTCTGAATGAACGCGAGCTGCTGCAACGTTTTCGTCACCTGTCACATCGTCAACAGAACGCTCTTGTTTCGCTGATTGCTCAAGACACGGAAATGGCTTCCGAAGACTGA